Proteins encoded together in one Impatiens glandulifera chromosome 1, dImpGla2.1, whole genome shotgun sequence window:
- the LOC124926459 gene encoding uncharacterized protein LOC124926459, with translation MRQIFVEPKYSQKCIKIQGNGRKYTKDGGATYCGGSIPTIEHQRRLTEELGRPATIYETFEKTFKKKDGTWSGKRIVEVVNSFTQLNQTQESMDMNEKKSEMELWMEAAGKSKSDCVFGIGYMGRKQVFQNGQISTQLSLEVNTLKETVSALQMQNSEKDKENAIHKEEYTQQQERIKLLESSQVELVQDKVHLQNDVKSLDEKNG, from the exons ATGAGGCAAATTTTTGTTGAACCTAAGTATTCGCAAAAGTGCATAAAGATACAAGGAAATGGCAGGAAATACACAAAGGACGGTGGTGCAACATATTGTGGAGGTTCTATCCCGACTATTGAGCACCAAAGAAGATTg aCAGAGGAACTTGGAAGGCCCGCAACCATTTATGAGACATTTGAAAAgacatttaaaaagaaagatgGAACATGGAGTGGAAAAAGGATAGTAGAAGTTGTG aaTTCTTTCACTCAACTCAATCAAACTCAGGAATCTATGGATATGAATGAGAAAAAATCGGAAATGGAGTTGTGGATGGAGGCAGCGGGGAAATCCAAGAGTGATTGTGTATTTGGAATAGGATACATGGGTAGGAAACAAGTATTTCAGAATGGTCAAATCAGTACACAACTAAGTTTGGAGGTAAATACCCTCAAAGAAACGGTAAGTGCTTTGCAAATGCAAAATTCAGAGAAAGATAAAGAGAATGCAATTCATAAAGAAGAATATACACAACAACAAGAGAGAATTAAACTGTTAGAATCCAGTCAAGTTGAATTGGTTCAGGACAAAGTTCATCTTCAAAATGACGTAAAGTCTTTAGATGAAAAAAATGGATGA